In one Procambarus clarkii isolate CNS0578487 chromosome 29, FALCON_Pclarkii_2.0, whole genome shotgun sequence genomic region, the following are encoded:
- the LOC123765138 gene encoding uncharacterized protein translates to MATIKKALSCRSTTYPLKDSTKIKARFSLRRMKSFDCSFEESALREERRMRDVSAEGRLRAEYFQYTNSPTSAFAPAQKILRFSDECWCGPAVEPDCVSPTKSKHRILSRTNASGNAEKLVDWQRHFPERRSLSPSSSQESCHRHSRASEKSCCRNASIMERRRQFCSSVSLPPSTKLPSEPGSSTTSVNSTTAHAPVSTEGRRRRSQFRKAWSLFSLTCGKETPRREKSPQQRILRPPTRHEYRRGLSGLPIQCSTNKLGLAY, encoded by the coding sequence ATGGCAACTATCAAGAAGGCACTGAGCTGTCGGAGCACCACTTACCCGCTGAAAGACAGCACCAAAATCAAAGCCAGATTCTCGTTAAGGAGGATGAAAAGCTTCGATTGCAGTTTTGAAGAGTCAGCCCTGAGGGAGGAGCGAAGGATGAGGGACGTGTCGGCAGAGGGCCGACTTCGAGCGGAATACTTTCAGTACACGAACTCCCCCACAAGCGCCTTTGCGCCCGCACAGAAGATCTTAAGGTTCTCCGACGAGTGCTGGTGTGGCCCAGCGGTCGAGCCGGACTGCGTCTCACCAACCAAGTCCAAACACAGGATTCTCTCGAGGACCAACGCTTCTGGTAACGCGGAAAAGCTGGTCGACTGGCAACGGCATTTTCCCGAGCGCCGGAGTCTGAGTCCCTCGAGCAGTCAGGAgtcctgccacagacacagtcgcGCCTCGGAGAAGAGCTGCTGCAGAAACGCTTCCATTATGGAACGCCGAAGGCAGTTTTGTTCCTCCGTCAGCCTTCCGccatctacaaaactaccatctgaGCCAGGATCATCCACCACCTCCGTCAACAGCACCACGGCGCACGCGCCAGTGTCAACAGAGGGACGCAGGCGGCGGTCGCAGTTCCGGAAGGCATGGTCGCTCTTCTCTCTCACCTGCGGCAAGGAAACTCCCCGTCGGGAGAAGTCGCCTCAGCAGAGGATCCTTCGGCCCCCGACCCGACACGAGTACCGACGGGGCCTCTCGGGGCTGCCCATCCAGTGTTCCACCAACAAGCTTGGTCTTGCTTATTGA